The Halotia branconii CENA392 region GTGTACTGGCTTTATTCTCACCACGGCAACGTCCTAGTCGTACAGTACAAGTAATTCACCCTTACCAAGGGTCTACGCCTCCTTTAGCCCCTGTACGTCGCACTGAGTTTCTGCCTCCTTCTCATGTAGAAGCAAGACGAATTGAAACTCCACAGTACGACGAAATGCACTAAACAATAAAAAATGAGGCGATAAATTACACAGAGTCAAACTGTAACATTATCGCCTTAATGTTTTTTAGTCTTAAAACAAGAAGTACCTTTGCGCCATTGGTAAAACTGTTGCGGGTTCACAAATTAGCAACTCACCATCTGCCCTCACTTCGTAAGTTTCGGGATCAACTTCAATCTCAGGTAAAGCATCATTTAGCTTCATATTTTGTTTACTCAATTGACGTATTCCGGAAACCGCAACTGCTGACTTTTTTAAACCCAATTGGGTAGGCATGTCCCTTTCTAAAGCTGTTTGGGAAACAAAAGTTAAGGATGTGGCGTGACGCGCCCCAGCAAAACTGCCGAACATCGGACGCATATACACAGGTTGCGGTGTGGGAATACTAGCGTTAGCATCGCCCATTTGTGACCATGCAATCATGCCGCCTTTAATTACTATCTCTGGTTTCACGCCAAAAAACGCCGGCTGCCATAAACACAAATCTGCAAGTTTGCCTTCTTCTACTGAACCTACATATTGAGCAATTCCATGAGTAATTGCCGGATTAATAGTATATTTAGCAACATATCTTTTGGCTCGAAAATTGTCTGCTTTTTGCTCAGTTCCTTGTGGGTTAAGTGTTCCTCGTTGCACCTTCATTTTGTGGGATGTCTGCCAGGTGCGAATTATTACCTCACCGACTCGTCCCATCGCTTGAGAATCAGAAGCAATCATGCTAAATGCTCCTAAGTCGTGCAAAATATCTTCAGCAGCGATAGTTTCTCGGCGGATACGGGATTCGGCAAAGGCGACATCTTCAGGAATCCCCGAATCGAGGTGATGGCATACCATCAGCATATCCAGGTGTTCTTCTAAAGTGTTGACAGTATAAGGACGTGTGGGGTTAGTGGAAGATGGTAGAACGTTAATTTGGCTGCAAACTTTGATAATATCCGGCGCGTGTCCACCGCCTGCACCTTCAGTATGGTAAGTATGGATAGCACGATCTTTGAAAGCAGCGATCGTATCTTCCACAAATCCAGCTTCGTTTAGGGTGTCGGTATGGATTGCCACTTGTACATCATACTCATCGGCAACACTAAGACAAGTATCAATTGTTGCGGGTGTAGTTCCCCAGTCTTCATGCAATTTTAAACCCATTGCCCCAGCTTGCACTTGTTCCACAAGTCCTTGGGGTTGGCTGGTATTGCCTTTGCCCAAAAATCCTAAATTCACAGGAAAAGCATCAGCCGCTTGTAGCATCCGGTAAATATTCCAAGGGCCTGGGGTACAAGTAGTGGCATTCGTACCTGTAGCAGGGCCAGTACCACCGCCAATCATTGTAGTAATACCAGAAGCGATCGCCACTTCAATTTGTTGGGGGCAAATAAAATGAATGTGACTATCAATTCCGCCGGCTGTAAGAATCATGCCTTCTCCAGCTAAAGCTTCGGTTCCAGGGCCAATAATAATATCTACATTATCTTGAATATAAGGATTTCCAGCTTTACCAATTTTAAAAATCTTGCCATCTTTTATACCAATATCTGCTTTGACAATACCCCACCAATCGAGAATCAAAGCATTAGTAATGACTAAATCTACCGCACCATCGGCATTAGAAATAGGTGATTGTCCCATCCCATCCCTAATAACTTTACCGCCGCCAAATTTAACTTCATCACCGTAAGTTGTAAAGTCTTGTTCAACTTCAATAAATAATTCTGTATCAGCAAGTCGGACGCGATCGCCTACTGTTGGGCCATAAGTTTCGGCGTAGGCACGGCCATCCATTCTGTAAGGCATAATACACTCCTGGATATTGATTAAAATAATAATGTAAAGACGCGTCATGACACATCTCTACAAATTATCAATAAAACTTACGCACGAACTCTCTGAAACTCGTATTTCTCCGTGTCCTCTGTCTTGAAAAGTTTGTTACGGGGGGAACGCAAAACTTAATCCCAGCCCCCTTCCCTTTCTACGGTGTATACACAAGTTGCTTTATCAACATTGTTAATGTATCGGTTGACGTTGTGAATGCAACGACTGACATTGTTGAGGTATTAGTTGACATTGTGAATGCAACGACTCGCATTACTAATGTAACGACTGACATTGTTGATGTATTAGTTGACATTGTGAATGCAACAACTGGCATTACTAATGTAACGACCTAAATACCTTTTCAAAAGGGGAACTTTGATTCTAGTTTCCCCTTTTTTAAGGGGTAATAGCAATGCACAACTTTAGTACTGAGTTTAGCCTGAGCGTTGATTGCTGAGCGCAGTCGTAAAGCCTGCGGCATAGCTACGCTTAACGCGCAGCCTCTTTGACAAAAGAAGAGTACAGTCGAAGTAGCTGAAGGACTATTCTGGATACTCCTCGAAAAAGTGGGTTTCCCGTCGCCTTTTATTAATTTTTAAATTTCATTCTTTAATTCAGCAACGCCTAATTTCTTACGTAAATTCTCTCAAGATAAATTCTTTATATTTGAGTGATATAGGCTCTAAAAGCAGTCGAACTGTGGAAATCTTTAAATCTCAAAGTTCAATACTCTTTTTTTGAGAATGTATTTTAATTTACTAATATTTTAAGGCAAATCGCGGTGGTTTATAGTGCCTTAAATTTGACATCAAAGCTTTTGCAGTATTACCTGTAACACAATAGCGATGAATTTCATCGAATCTTCAAAAAGAAAAAGTTTAAGTAATCTTATAAAAGAGCTAAAGTTTTGTTAAGATGCTAATGCTAGGAGTTTTTTCACGGGAATTATTCAGTCAGTGCGTGAAGAAATAAAAAGTACTAGCAACACAGAGTAAAGAAGGTGAAGCAATGACCACCTATGTTTTTTTTGAAGATGCCCTCCGGATGCTTACTAATGCCTATTTGCTATCAGCAGTGTTGCTAATCGCAGCTTCGGGCATAGGTTTGGCAGTCATCGAAACGATTGAGAAAACAGGAGAACGCTAAGTTAAATCCTGGCGATGTACTTTTTGCCAAAAAGCATTGAGTGCAGGTGTTCGCTGCGAAGCCGTCCTGGGAACACTAAGCAATGAAAGTCTCACAGCGTTACAGGATTATCTGACAATCTGCACAGGTAACTGTATCGCTACTGAGACCTCAATCCAGGAGCAACTAGCATGAATTTATTAAACACAGTCCTGGGCATAGAAAACCCTGCCCCAGCACTCCTCAGTCCGGCGGAAGCTTTTGCAGCTATCACTTTGGCAACAACAGCTTCAGATGGTTATCTTTCCAATGAGCAAGCGCTTTGTATATCCTCTGTGCTTTATCGGATTAATCTTTTTAAAAGTTATACCGATGAGCTTATGAATGGGTTATTTGATAAAATCCTAGGTATTCTAAGGCAAGACGGTTTTAATTCCTTATTTAACGCAGCTAAAGAGTCTTTATCTCAAGACTTACGGGAAGCAGCTTTTGCTGTAGCCACCGACTTGATTTTAGCTGAAGGTGTTGTCACCGAAGACGAAAAAAATTTTTTAATTGATTTATCTCAAGCTTTAAGCATTTCCTCTGAAATAGCCATCCAAATCATGCAAGTGATGATGATCAAAAATCAGGGATAGATTTTAGAAATTATAATTACTACCCAACTATAAGTAACACATAAAATATAAATTAAGTAGTGCCAAAGGAGTAAAGCTTTTTTGGCACTATTCTTATTGTAATTTTGCCAAAATCTGTAAAAATATTAACTTTAATACTTTAATATCCTTTACCCCTCTTTTTTATTAATATGCCTTGGTCTGCTTCCATACCCCAACTAATTGAAGTTCTTTTATCCCATCCTGTAAACTTATCTGAAGCTGCTTTAGCACAAGTAAGTAGTGGTATCCAAACAGACAGCCGCCTTCTCAAGCCAGGTGAAGTGTTTCTAGCTTTGCGGGGTGAAAAGTTTGATGGTCACGAGTTTGTGCCTACAGCGATCGCTAAGGGTGCTATAGCTGCAATTGTCGATTTTGCCTACGAAAATCCAGGATTACCTGTATTGCAAGTAGAAAACACCTTAAAGGCATATCAACAAATCGGCAGATGGTGGCGCGATCGCTTTCATATTCCTGTGATTGGGGTGACAGGTTCTGTAGGCAAAACCACAACCAAAGAACTGATTGCGGCAGTTTTGGCAACGCAAGGATCAGTTCACAAAACTTATGGTAATTTTAACAACGAAATCGGTGTCCCTAAAACACTCCTAGAACTTGATGCCGAAGATGACTTTGCCGTGATTGAAATGGCAATGCGCGGTAGAGGGCAAATTGCCGAACTCACGCACATTGCAAACCCTACCATTGGATTGATTACCAATGTCGGCACGGCGCATATTGAGTTACTGGGTTCTGAAGTGGCGATCGCTGAGGCCAAATGTGAGTTATTAGCCGAAATGTCGAAGGATAGTGTGGCGATTCTCAATTATGACAATTCTTTGTTAATGACCACCGCCAAGAAAGTTTGGTCAGGAGAAGTTTTGACTTATGGTCTTTCTGGTGGTGATATCCAAGGGCAGTTGAGCGATAGCGAAACTATAGAAGTAGGAGGAATGCAATTGCCTTTACCCCTACCTGGCCGCCACAATGCCGCTAACTTCTTGGCAGCTTTAGCAGTAGCAAAAGTCTTGGGAATTGATTGGTCAAGCCTGAAAGATAATGTAAAAGTGGATATGCCCACGGGGCGATCACAACGGTTTACTTTGCCCAACGATGTATTAATCTTAGATGAGACATATAATGCTGCACCAGAAGCTATGCTTGCAGCTTTACAGTTATTGGCAGACACACCCGGAAAGCGCAAAATAGCCGTGTTAGGTGCAATGAAAGAATTGGGAGAGCGATCGCTCCAACTGCACCAGCAAGTAGGAGAAGCAGTACGAAATTTGCAATTAGATGGTTTATTGGTTTTGGTGGATGGACAAGATGCAGAAGCGATCGCTAAAAGTGCCGGGAGTATTCCATCGGAGTGTTTTGCTACACATGGCGAGTTGATTGCCAGATTGAAGACATACGTACAAACAGGCGATCGTTTATTATTCAAAGCTGCTCATTCAGTGGGGCTGGATCGTGTTGTTAATCAGTTTCGCTCAGAATTTCCTTAAGAAAGACAAATACAATCACCCATGTCTGGCGATCGCAATTTTAAGATCGATCGCTATTTTGGCGTTGCTGATTGAAAATATGAATTTGTCTCACGCAAAGGCGCAAAGGCGCAAAGAAAAAGAAAGGTAATTTTGGCATTTCATCTGCTGATTCAGAAACGCCGCTATTTTCATCTAGCAATCTTTCGCAAAAAGATGTAGATTTTTGATAAAACATCAGTAATTTTACCGTAATTGCTTTAATTCATGATGTAATCAATGAAGTTACAGAAAAAATCGCTCCTCAACTATTGGATACGCTAAAGAGGTAAAGATGGTCTCTAAATCTAATGTCAAACTAACGATCGCTCTTGCTAATCCAGACTTAGATCCAGAGAAACAAGAACGGGAAACGCGAAATCTCTTGCGAGAAATTAGAGACTTAGATGTAGAAAGTGCTGAACTTGTAGCAGTTACAGAAACTCCTGAAGGCGCAAGGGCATTTGGAGGTTTTTTGCTGGGGGTGTTGAAGGCAGAAGTGAGCCTAGCTAATTGTAAGAAAGTATTGGGATTTTTAGGCGATCGTTTGGGGAACAAAACCATTGAGTTGGAAGTTGAGGCTAATGGTAAGAAACTCAAAGTCAAAGCTAGCAGTAAAGAAGAGTTAAACGCCGCCATTGAACAAGCTCAAAAGTTTATCGCAGGTAATTAAGAAATTCCAGCAGTAAGGAAGAATAGCGAGATGGCGAAAGTAGCACTTCTAATAGGAGTTAGTGAGTATGAACCTGATCTTACCCCATTGCCAGCAGCAGCAAAAGATGTAGAGGCAATGCAGCGAGTTTTACAACACCCAGAGATTGGCGGTTTTGATGAGGTAAAAGTGCTGGTAAATCCTCAACGACATGAGATGGAGGAAGCGATCGAAATCTTGTTTGATAATCGTCAAACAGATGACCTCTTGCTGCTATTTTTCTCTGGTCATGGCATTAAAGATGAAAATGGTAAGCTTTACTTTGCAGCCCGTAATACCCGCAAAAATGATAAAGGAGTATTAGTTAAGGCAACAACAGTACCAGCTAGCTTTGTGCATGATGTCATGAGCAATAGTTATTCCAATCGTGAGGTAGTGATTCTCGATTGTTGCTTTAGTGGCGCGTTTGCTGAAGGTATGGCGGCTAAAGATGATGGTTTTGTGGATGTCAAGAACCAACTAGGTGGAGAAGGGCGAGCTGTTCTCACATCTTCGACTTCTACCCAATTTTCATTTGAACAACAAGGAGCAGATACCTCAACTTACACCAGCTACATAATTGAGGGGTTAGAGACTGGTGCAGCAGACCGGGATGAAGATGGTTGGATATCTGTTGATGAATTGCACGAATATGCTGCCAAGAAAGTGCAAGAAAGTACACCAGCCATGAAACCAGAGATATATCCTGTCAAAGGTGGCTTTAAAATCAAGCTTGCCCAAGCACCAAGTAATGATCCCAGACTTACATATATTCGAGAAGTTGATTATTGGGTAGAGGGTGGTAATGGTGAAATTTCCATTGCTGGTCGCGCTGCATTGGATGCACTACAAGAAACGCTAAAACTATCACCTGAAGACGCTGCTGGAATTGAAACTCAGGTTTTAGCACCTATCGAAAACAAAAAGATAAAATTGCAGCGATATGAGCTAGCGTTCCGCAACGAGATTGAACAAGGGTTTCCTCTCAGTGACCAAGCTAGTGCAGATTTGAAACGTCTTCAACAATTGTTAGGACTCAGAAATGAAGATATAGCTTTAATCGAAGTTCCGATAATTGCCGAACAGCAATCTACACCTCCGGTAGTTGTTAATTCTCAATATCACCAAAATAACAATTTTAAATACTATGTAGGAGCTTGCATTATCGGGATAATAGGAATACTTGTTGGTGGTAGTGGTACTGTAATCTACTTTTTTAAAACCAGAGAGATATCTCAACCTGTAGTTCAGCCTATAGTAAACTCCTGTACTAAAGAGACATATACTTTAAGCGACAGAATCAGCTTAGGTGAAGAAATTTTATTAAAACAAGATACGAACCCAGATAAAGAAGCTGGAGTTAAAGCATTTTTAGAAGGTAAGTGTCAAATTGCTATTGACAAGTTAAATTTATATCGTAAAGCTAACCGTCCAGATCCAGAAGCATTAATTTACTTGAATAATGCTAAGGCTCGTCAGCAAGGAGAGCGTCTTAAAATTGCCGTCAGCGTACCCATTGGTACAAATTCAAATGTAGCAAAAGAGATGTTACGCGGTGTAGCTCAAGCTCAAGATGAGGTGAATAGCAGTGGTGGCATTAATCGCAAAGTTTTAGAAGTAGCGATCGCTAATGATGATAACAATTCAAGCGAAGCCCAAAACATTGCCAAACAGTTCAGCAACGATCAAACTATTTTAGCTGTAGTGGGACACAACGCGAGCGAAGCTGCCGTACCTGCTGCATTTGAGTATAAAAGTGGGAAGCTAGTGATGCTTTCTCCGACCAGTTTTGA contains the following coding sequences:
- a CDS encoding tellurite resistance TerB family protein, encoding MNLLNTVLGIENPAPALLSPAEAFAAITLATTASDGYLSNEQALCISSVLYRINLFKSYTDELMNGLFDKILGILRQDGFNSLFNAAKESLSQDLREAAFAVATDLILAEGVVTEDEKNFLIDLSQALSISSEIAIQIMQVMMIKNQG
- a CDS encoding UDP-N-acetylmuramoyl-tripeptide--D-alanyl-D-alanine ligase gives rise to the protein MPWSASIPQLIEVLLSHPVNLSEAALAQVSSGIQTDSRLLKPGEVFLALRGEKFDGHEFVPTAIAKGAIAAIVDFAYENPGLPVLQVENTLKAYQQIGRWWRDRFHIPVIGVTGSVGKTTTKELIAAVLATQGSVHKTYGNFNNEIGVPKTLLELDAEDDFAVIEMAMRGRGQIAELTHIANPTIGLITNVGTAHIELLGSEVAIAEAKCELLAEMSKDSVAILNYDNSLLMTTAKKVWSGEVLTYGLSGGDIQGQLSDSETIEVGGMQLPLPLPGRHNAANFLAALAVAKVLGIDWSSLKDNVKVDMPTGRSQRFTLPNDVLILDETYNAAPEAMLAALQLLADTPGKRKIAVLGAMKELGERSLQLHQQVGEAVRNLQLDGLLVLVDGQDAEAIAKSAGSIPSECFATHGELIARLKTYVQTGDRLLFKAAHSVGLDRVVNQFRSEFP
- a CDS encoding caspase, EACC1-associated type — encoded protein: MAKVALLIGVSEYEPDLTPLPAAAKDVEAMQRVLQHPEIGGFDEVKVLVNPQRHEMEEAIEILFDNRQTDDLLLLFFSGHGIKDENGKLYFAARNTRKNDKGVLVKATTVPASFVHDVMSNSYSNREVVILDCCFSGAFAEGMAAKDDGFVDVKNQLGGEGRAVLTSSTSTQFSFEQQGADTSTYTSYIIEGLETGAADRDEDGWISVDELHEYAAKKVQESTPAMKPEIYPVKGGFKIKLAQAPSNDPRLTYIREVDYWVEGGNGEISIAGRAALDALQETLKLSPEDAAGIETQVLAPIENKKIKLQRYELAFRNEIEQGFPLSDQASADLKRLQQLLGLRNEDIALIEVPIIAEQQSTPPVVVNSQYHQNNNFKYYVGACIIGIIGILVGGSGTVIYFFKTREISQPVVQPIVNSCTKETYTLSDRISLGEEILLKQDTNPDKEAGVKAFLEGKCQIAIDKLNLYRKANRPDPEALIYLNNAKARQQGERLKIAVSVPIGTNSNVAKEMLRGVAQAQDEVNSSGGINRKVLEVAIANDDNNSSEAQNIAKQFSNDQTILAVVGHNASEAAVPAAFEYKSGKLVMLSPTSFDQRLSGLSNYIFRTVNTNNLAKSLSDYKIKITAKTNIVICVDPESPDNKWFADEFTKVIEQANYKINPISCNLSDSTLDPNAIISQAIGSGADGLLLAPYINRIDKALEMARVSKGRLQLFSSPTMYTQQTLAEGKADVNGMVLAVPWYPQAILKHPFAQDAQKLWGGPVNWRTATTYDATKVIIAGLQNSNNREELQKTLHSPGFSVEGATGKIQFSQSGDRINNDIFLIKVQQRLGTDKYEFVPLQP
- the ureC gene encoding urease subunit alpha, whose protein sequence is MPYRMDGRAYAETYGPTVGDRVRLADTELFIEVEQDFTTYGDEVKFGGGKVIRDGMGQSPISNADGAVDLVITNALILDWWGIVKADIGIKDGKIFKIGKAGNPYIQDNVDIIIGPGTEALAGEGMILTAGGIDSHIHFICPQQIEVAIASGITTMIGGGTGPATGTNATTCTPGPWNIYRMLQAADAFPVNLGFLGKGNTSQPQGLVEQVQAGAMGLKLHEDWGTTPATIDTCLSVADEYDVQVAIHTDTLNEAGFVEDTIAAFKDRAIHTYHTEGAGGGHAPDIIKVCSQINVLPSSTNPTRPYTVNTLEEHLDMLMVCHHLDSGIPEDVAFAESRIRRETIAAEDILHDLGAFSMIASDSQAMGRVGEVIIRTWQTSHKMKVQRGTLNPQGTEQKADNFRAKRYVAKYTINPAITHGIAQYVGSVEEGKLADLCLWQPAFFGVKPEIVIKGGMIAWSQMGDANASIPTPQPVYMRPMFGSFAGARHATSLTFVSQTALERDMPTQLGLKKSAVAVSGIRQLSKQNMKLNDALPEIEVDPETYEVRADGELLICEPATVLPMAQRYFLF